In a genomic window of Scyliorhinus torazame isolate Kashiwa2021f chromosome 5, sScyTor2.1, whole genome shotgun sequence:
- the LOC140418559 gene encoding uncharacterized protein, with the protein MGCLDTHTIEFEQFVHILNNHHASIKIKVITHEHTIDFLDTTVYKVIKSNGEYKLATKVFFKPTDTHALLHTNSHHPKHVFRGLIKSQLTRFHRICSENSDFETAVHTLFTALQHRGYTKRFLRYIKSNFLTELQNPSGNKNLSSKIPFVIQYNSKTTQINKLIKKHFEKLKQDVVLLTQWNIVTAYKRNKNLKDLLVKTKLPLEEKYNCGRTNCTSCKFFKITSTIHNSRSGKVATIKQKITCQHKNLVYVIRCKRCDILYIGETGNTLRTRLTGHCSEIRTHKRHKLINIHFMEHGLDALQIIGLEANSKWSTPRRKRRERHWIINLGTKSPNGLN; encoded by the coding sequence ATGGGGTGTTTGGACACACACACAATTGAGTTTGAACAATTTGTACATATCCTCAACAACCATCACGCATCTATTAAAATTAAAGTCATTACACATGAACACACAATAGATTTTTTGGACACCACGGTATACAAAGTTATAAAGAGTAATGGAGAATACAAATTAGCTACTAAAGTTTTCTTTAAACCTACAGACACCCATGCACTCCTACACACCAACAGCCATCACCCAAAACACGTCTTCCGAGGCCTCATTAAATCACAATTGACAAGGTTCCACCGTATTTGCTCAGAAAACTCAGATTTTGAGACTGCAGTACATACTTTATTCACAGCCTTACAACATAGAGGTTACACAAAAAGATTTCTTAGATATATCAAATCAAACTTTCTAACAGAATTACAGAACCCCTCCGGCAATAAAAATCTATCCTCAAAAATACCTTTTGTAATACAGTACAACAGTAAAACCACACAAATAAATAAACTCATCAAAAAACATTTTGAGAAACTCAAACAAGACGTTGTTCTATTAACCCAATGGAATATAGTCACTGCCTACAAGAGAAACAAGAACTTAAAAGACCTTTTGGTCAAGACCAAACTTCCCTTGGAAGAGAAATATAATTGTGGTCGTACCAACTGCACAAGCTGCAAATTTTTTAAAATCACATCTACAATTCACAATTCTAGATCAGGAAAAGTAGCTACAATAAAACAAAAGATAACATGCCAACATAAAAATTTGGTCTATGTTATACGATGTAAAAGGTGTGACATTCTGTACATTGGCGAAACAGGTAACACCTTACGAACCAGACTCACGGGACATTGCAGTGAGATCCGTACTCACAAAAGGCATAAATTAATTAACATACATTTTATGGAACATGGCCTCGATGCATTACAGATCATAGGATTGGAAGCAAATAGCAAATGGTCAACTCCACGAAGAAAAAGACGTGAGAGACATTGGATTATAAatctgggaacaaagtcccctaatgGTCTGAATTAA